In Montipora foliosa isolate CH-2021 chromosome 13, ASM3666993v2, whole genome shotgun sequence, one DNA window encodes the following:
- the LOC137982610 gene encoding protein BTG1-like, whose product MKDEVRTAITFLSGLLIRNRKVNEEQVQTFRDTLEHLMITKFENHWHPSKPLKGNAFRCLNIDNTAIDPVLLSATKASGILPCVLLEIFPGGLALWVDPGEVSCRIGKGSICHLYSSQTNSLQNGTQTPQIPLQHFNSTYRYCSTQSNFNQSLFPRYRSNKDNFQRYHWVSKDYAKRTTEVF is encoded by the coding sequence ATGAAGGACGAGGTGCGAACCGCCATCACGTTTTTATCTGGACTTCTTATTAGAAACCGTAAAGTCAACGAAGAACAAGTTCAGACATTTAGAGACACATTAGAACATTTAATGATCACAAAATTTGAGAACCATTGGCATCCGAGCAAGCCATTAAAAGGAAATGCTTTTAGATGTCTCAACATCGACAACACCGCCATCGATCCTGTTTTGTTATCAGCGACAAAAGCTAGTGGGATTTTACCTTGCGTTTTATTGGAAATTTTTCCCGGAGGGCTCGCGTTATGGGTCGACCCCGGTGAGGTTTCATGTAGAATTGGAAAAGGTTCCATTTGTCATCTGTACAGCAGCCAAACGAACTCGCTACAAAATGGCACTCAAACGCCCCAGATACCGCTTCAGCATTTCAACTCTACCTATCGCTATTGTTCCACGCAATCCAACTTCAACCAGTCGCTGTTTCCACGATATCGAAGCAATAAAGACAACTTCCAAAGGTACCATTGGGTGAGCAAAGACTATGCGAAAAGAACCACtgaagttttttaa